A single Perca flavescens isolate YP-PL-M2 chromosome 2, PFLA_1.0, whole genome shotgun sequence DNA region contains:
- the cnnm2b gene encoding metal transporter CNNM2 isoform X2, with protein sequence MAEPSSQAPTAAKMASLNRVRALAMIFLTVTGCCVTPTSGKEGSEETVIIGLRLEDTDDISFMDRGYLRVSERSRVKLRVYGQNINNETWSKISFTEHERSRTVGSIDSSSGDNQSQEDWSGLHPCGIRTSDIIILPNIILNRKTSGIVEIEVKPLRKTERSKAYYLCIATATPAVAGMHDLWTENTWIYHDGDDTKVIVVEEKKFLLPFWLQVIFISMLLCLSGMFSGLNLGLMALDPMELQIVQNCGTEKEKNYAKKIEPVRSQGNYLLCSLLLGNVLVNTTLTILLDDIAGSGLIAVVMSTIGIVIFGEIVPQAICSRHGLAVGANTIFLTKFFMLLTFPASYPVSKLLDYLLGQEIGTVYNREKLLEMLRVTDPYNDLVKEELNIIQGALELRTKTVEDVMTPLRDCFMIPGDGTLDFNTMSDLMKSGYTRIPVFEGERSNIVDLLFVKDLAFVDPDDCTPLKTITKFYSHPLHFVFNDTKLDAMLEEFKKGKSHLAIVQRVNNEGEGDPFYEVLGIVTLEDVIEEIIKSEILDETDLYTDNKTKKKITHRERKQDFSAFKPTDNEMKVKISPQLLLATLRFLATEVEPFAPAQMSEKILLRLLKHPNVIQELKYDEKNKRAPEHYLFHRNKPVDYFILIMQGKVEVEAGKEGMKFEAGPFSFYGMLALTASPENKSPPRPFGLNHSDSLNRSDRIDAITPTLGSSNNQLNSFLQIYVPDYSVRARTDLQFIKVTRQQYQNAVMASRMDKTPQSTDSEFTKIELTLTELHDGVEAPAVVTTTASTTPAMSVSVANETSYLLNQQQNCVGLSRSNHSAHNEGPI encoded by the exons AAAAATGGCGTCACTTAACCGGGTCCGAGCTTTGGCGATGATTTTCTTAACTGTCACCGGCTGTTGTGTCACCCCGACAAGTGGCAAGGAAGGGTCCGAGGAGACCGTCATCATAGGGCTCCGACTGGAGGACACGGACGACATTTCCTTCATGGATAGGGGCTACCTGCGGGTGAGTGAGCGGTCTCGGGTAAAATTAAGGGTGTACGGGCAGAACATCAACAACGAGACCTGGTCCAAAATTTCTTTCACGGAACATGAGCGCAGCCGGACTGTAGGGAGCATTGACAGCTCCTCGGGGGATAACCAGAGCCAAGAGGACTGGTCCGGCTTGCATCCCTGCGGTATTAGGACTTCGGATATAATTATATTGCCCAACATCATTCTGAATCGAAAGACGTCCGGAATAGTTGAAATTGAGGTCAAACCTCTGcgaaagacagagaggagtaAAGCGTATTACCTTTGCATCGCCACCGCAACACCGGCCGTAGCCGGGATGCACGACCTGTGGACGGAGAACACCTGGATCTACCACGACGGGGATGACACCAAAGTGATAGTggtggaggaaaaaaagtttCTGCTGCCTTTCTGGCTCCAGGTTATCTTCATCTCCATGTTGCTTTGCCTCTCGGGTATGTTCAGCGGGTTGAACCTGGGGCTCATGGCTCTGGACCCCATGGAGCTCCAGATAGTCCAGAACTGTGGCACGGAAAAGGAAAAGAATTACGCCAAAAAAATAGAGCCGGTCAGGAGCCAAGGGAATTACTTGCTTTGCTCGCTTCTGCTTGGGAACGTGTTGGTGAACACCACGCTGACCATCCTGCTGGATGATATCGCCGGTTCGGGCTTGATTGCGGTGGTCATGTCCACCATTGGAATAGTCATCTTTGGAGAGATCGTGCCCCAGGCCATCTGCTCCAGACACGGCCTCGCTGTCGGGGCCAACACCATATTCCTCACCAAGTTCTTCATGCTGCTCACCTTCCCTGCTTCTTACCCGGTGAGCAAGCTGCTCGACTACCTTCTGGGACAGGAGATAGGAACCGTGTACAACCGGGAGAAGCTTCTGGAGATGCTGCGCGTCACGGACCCTTACAACGACCTGGTTAAGGAGGAGCTGAACATCATCCAGGGCGCGCTGGAGCTCAGGACTAAGACCGTGGAGGACGTGATGACGCCGCTGAGAGATTGCTTCATGATCCCCGGGGATGGCACCCTCGACTTTAACACCATGTCCGACCTCATGAAGAGCGGCTACACGCGCATCCCAGTCTTCGAGGGCGAGAGGTCAAACATAGTGGATCTGCTCTTTGTCAAGGACCTGGCGTTTGTGGACCCGGATGATTGCACCCCTCTCAAAACCATCACAAAGTTTTACAGCCACCCGTTACATTTTGTGTTCAATGACACCAAGTTGGACGCAATGCTGGAGGAGTTTAAAAAAG GAAAATCCCACCTGGCCATAGTTCAGAGGGTGAACAATGAGGGTGAGGGAGACCCTTTCTATGAAGTTCTGGGTATTGTCACCCTGGAGGACGTTATTGAAGAGATCATCAAGTCAGAGATCCTGGACGAGACTGACTTGTACA CTGACAACAAGACGAAGAAGAAAATCACCCATCGGGAAAGGAAGCAGGATTTCTCGGCCTTCAAGCCTACCGACAATGAAATGAAGGTTAAAATATCACCTCAGCTTCTGCTGGCTACCCTGCGTTTCCTAGCAACAG AGGTCGAGCCGTTCGCACCGGCgcaaatgtcagaaaagattCTGCTGCGCTTGCTGAAGCACCCCAACGTCATTCAGGAGCTGAAATATGATGAGAAGAACAAGCGGGCACCGGAGCACTACCTCTTCCACAGGAACAAGCCCGTTGATTATTTCATCCTCATAATGCAG GGGAAAGTGGAGGTGGAGGCAGGAAAAGAGGGGATGAAGTTTGAAGCGGGGCCGTTCTCCTTCTATGGGATGCTGGCTCTGACAGCCTCGCCAG AAAATAAATCTCCTCCACGGCCGTTCGGACTCAACCACTCAGACTCCTTGAACAGGAGTGACCGTATCGACGCCATCACCCCGACTctcggcagcagcaacaaccagCTCAACTCCTTCCTGCAGATCTACGTACCTGACTACTCAGTCAGAGCGCGCACAGACCTGCAGTTTATAAAG GTAACACGCCAACAGTACCAGAACGCGGTAATGGCGTCACGGATGGACAAAACTCCCCAATCGACAGACAGTGAGTTCACTAAGATCGAGCTCACGCTGACGGAGCTGCACGATGGAGTGGAGGCCCCCGCGGTCGTCACCACCACAGCCAGCACCACCCCTGCCATGTCCGTATCCGTGGCCAACGAGACTTCCTACCTGCTCAACCAGCAGCAGAACTGTGTGGGCCTCAGCAGGAGCAACCACAGCGCCCACAACGAGGGACCCATCTAG
- the cnnm2b gene encoding metal transporter CNNM2 isoform X1, whose amino-acid sequence MAEPSSQAPTAAKMASLNRVRALAMIFLTVTGCCVTPTSGKEGSEETVIIGLRLEDTDDISFMDRGYLRVSERSRVKLRVYGQNINNETWSKISFTEHERSRTVGSIDSSSGDNQSQEDWSGLHPCGIRTSDIIILPNIILNRKTSGIVEIEVKPLRKTERSKAYYLCIATATPAVAGMHDLWTENTWIYHDGDDTKVIVVEEKKFLLPFWLQVIFISMLLCLSGMFSGLNLGLMALDPMELQIVQNCGTEKEKNYAKKIEPVRSQGNYLLCSLLLGNVLVNTTLTILLDDIAGSGLIAVVMSTIGIVIFGEIVPQAICSRHGLAVGANTIFLTKFFMLLTFPASYPVSKLLDYLLGQEIGTVYNREKLLEMLRVTDPYNDLVKEELNIIQGALELRTKTVEDVMTPLRDCFMIPGDGTLDFNTMSDLMKSGYTRIPVFEGERSNIVDLLFVKDLAFVDPDDCTPLKTITKFYSHPLHFVFNDTKLDAMLEEFKKGKSHLAIVQRVNNEGEGDPFYEVLGIVTLEDVIEEIIKSEILDETDLYTDNKTKKKITHRERKQDFSAFKPTDNEMKVKISPQLLLATLRFLATEVEPFAPAQMSEKILLRLLKHPNVIQELKYDEKNKRAPEHYLFHRNKPVDYFILIMQGKVEVEAGKEGMKFEAGPFSFYGMLALTASPVPLSLSRTFVVSRAESLAGSPENKSPPRPFGLNHSDSLNRSDRIDAITPTLGSSNNQLNSFLQIYVPDYSVRARTDLQFIKVTRQQYQNAVMASRMDKTPQSTDSEFTKIELTLTELHDGVEAPAVVTTTASTTPAMSVSVANETSYLLNQQQNCVGLSRSNHSAHNEGPI is encoded by the exons AAAAATGGCGTCACTTAACCGGGTCCGAGCTTTGGCGATGATTTTCTTAACTGTCACCGGCTGTTGTGTCACCCCGACAAGTGGCAAGGAAGGGTCCGAGGAGACCGTCATCATAGGGCTCCGACTGGAGGACACGGACGACATTTCCTTCATGGATAGGGGCTACCTGCGGGTGAGTGAGCGGTCTCGGGTAAAATTAAGGGTGTACGGGCAGAACATCAACAACGAGACCTGGTCCAAAATTTCTTTCACGGAACATGAGCGCAGCCGGACTGTAGGGAGCATTGACAGCTCCTCGGGGGATAACCAGAGCCAAGAGGACTGGTCCGGCTTGCATCCCTGCGGTATTAGGACTTCGGATATAATTATATTGCCCAACATCATTCTGAATCGAAAGACGTCCGGAATAGTTGAAATTGAGGTCAAACCTCTGcgaaagacagagaggagtaAAGCGTATTACCTTTGCATCGCCACCGCAACACCGGCCGTAGCCGGGATGCACGACCTGTGGACGGAGAACACCTGGATCTACCACGACGGGGATGACACCAAAGTGATAGTggtggaggaaaaaaagtttCTGCTGCCTTTCTGGCTCCAGGTTATCTTCATCTCCATGTTGCTTTGCCTCTCGGGTATGTTCAGCGGGTTGAACCTGGGGCTCATGGCTCTGGACCCCATGGAGCTCCAGATAGTCCAGAACTGTGGCACGGAAAAGGAAAAGAATTACGCCAAAAAAATAGAGCCGGTCAGGAGCCAAGGGAATTACTTGCTTTGCTCGCTTCTGCTTGGGAACGTGTTGGTGAACACCACGCTGACCATCCTGCTGGATGATATCGCCGGTTCGGGCTTGATTGCGGTGGTCATGTCCACCATTGGAATAGTCATCTTTGGAGAGATCGTGCCCCAGGCCATCTGCTCCAGACACGGCCTCGCTGTCGGGGCCAACACCATATTCCTCACCAAGTTCTTCATGCTGCTCACCTTCCCTGCTTCTTACCCGGTGAGCAAGCTGCTCGACTACCTTCTGGGACAGGAGATAGGAACCGTGTACAACCGGGAGAAGCTTCTGGAGATGCTGCGCGTCACGGACCCTTACAACGACCTGGTTAAGGAGGAGCTGAACATCATCCAGGGCGCGCTGGAGCTCAGGACTAAGACCGTGGAGGACGTGATGACGCCGCTGAGAGATTGCTTCATGATCCCCGGGGATGGCACCCTCGACTTTAACACCATGTCCGACCTCATGAAGAGCGGCTACACGCGCATCCCAGTCTTCGAGGGCGAGAGGTCAAACATAGTGGATCTGCTCTTTGTCAAGGACCTGGCGTTTGTGGACCCGGATGATTGCACCCCTCTCAAAACCATCACAAAGTTTTACAGCCACCCGTTACATTTTGTGTTCAATGACACCAAGTTGGACGCAATGCTGGAGGAGTTTAAAAAAG GAAAATCCCACCTGGCCATAGTTCAGAGGGTGAACAATGAGGGTGAGGGAGACCCTTTCTATGAAGTTCTGGGTATTGTCACCCTGGAGGACGTTATTGAAGAGATCATCAAGTCAGAGATCCTGGACGAGACTGACTTGTACA CTGACAACAAGACGAAGAAGAAAATCACCCATCGGGAAAGGAAGCAGGATTTCTCGGCCTTCAAGCCTACCGACAATGAAATGAAGGTTAAAATATCACCTCAGCTTCTGCTGGCTACCCTGCGTTTCCTAGCAACAG AGGTCGAGCCGTTCGCACCGGCgcaaatgtcagaaaagattCTGCTGCGCTTGCTGAAGCACCCCAACGTCATTCAGGAGCTGAAATATGATGAGAAGAACAAGCGGGCACCGGAGCACTACCTCTTCCACAGGAACAAGCCCGTTGATTATTTCATCCTCATAATGCAG GGGAAAGTGGAGGTGGAGGCAGGAAAAGAGGGGATGAAGTTTGAAGCGGGGCCGTTCTCCTTCTATGGGATGCTGGCTCTGACAGCCTCGCCAG TGCCTCTGTCCCTGTCTCGTACATTTGTGGTCAGTAGGGCTGAATCATTAGCAGGATCTCCAG AAAATAAATCTCCTCCACGGCCGTTCGGACTCAACCACTCAGACTCCTTGAACAGGAGTGACCGTATCGACGCCATCACCCCGACTctcggcagcagcaacaaccagCTCAACTCCTTCCTGCAGATCTACGTACCTGACTACTCAGTCAGAGCGCGCACAGACCTGCAGTTTATAAAG GTAACACGCCAACAGTACCAGAACGCGGTAATGGCGTCACGGATGGACAAAACTCCCCAATCGACAGACAGTGAGTTCACTAAGATCGAGCTCACGCTGACGGAGCTGCACGATGGAGTGGAGGCCCCCGCGGTCGTCACCACCACAGCCAGCACCACCCCTGCCATGTCCGTATCCGTGGCCAACGAGACTTCCTACCTGCTCAACCAGCAGCAGAACTGTGTGGGCCTCAGCAGGAGCAACCACAGCGCCCACAACGAGGGACCCATCTAG